In Candidatus Liberibacter africanus PTSAPSY, the genomic stretch TGATGGGGATAGTTTTTCTGCTTACTTAAACAACGGACCTTCAACCGCAGAGCTTAAACTAGGAACAAAAGTTCCAACTCCTAAAATCGATGTTTCAAATGTACTTCGTATTATAAAGCCTAAAGATTACCACGATGCTATTGCGATTGATCGGGAAGAAGATGATAAACTAACTTATGATCTAGCTAAGGTTTTAGGTAATTCTCTTCTTAAAGTAGCGGAATCGGAAGTTGTTAGAGGTGCTTTTGGCGAAAACACTGTTGACCATCATTCAAGTACATCAACAAAGAATTTCGATCCAAATATGATTATTCCTGTTGACTATAAACGATCACCGTCATCGTCTGTTTCTGTTGCAGATAAGATTATGGGTGCATCCGCTATGATTAAATCTGGGGTTGATGTAGACAACGCTGACTTGTTTTTGGCGCTTACAGGTAGAGCTTATGCAAGTTTTTTTGCTGCAATTAAAATGATTAACAAAGATTATGTTAAATATGTAAATTTGGAGAATGGTAAGATTAGACGCTTTGCAGGGTTTAGAATAATATCCTCTGATTACATGCCAGGCGGGAAAAATTCTCCTAAAGAGTTTGACGCTGAAGGGA encodes the following:
- a CDS encoding phage capsid protein, which encodes MTQNFDSIPLPNVKSKISLLLKSKISLLLNGNKTGIIGCTDVINNVDGDSFSAYLNNGPSTAELKLGTKVPTPKIDVSNVLRIIKPKDYHDAIAIDREEDDKLTYDLAKVLGNSLLKVAESEVVRGAFGENTVDHHSSTSTKNFDPNMIIPVDYKRSPSSSVSVADKIMGASAMIKSGVDVDNADLFLALTGRAYASFFAAIKMINKDYVKYVNLENGKIRRFAGFRIISSDYMPGGKNSPKEFDAEGKITAKDSIPLKSISTAPEAKDKVKSYALFWERSGIITAFWKDIQFKILEDSKRSGAQSMYASCQLGACRSDESRVGYIEMDV